The sequence below is a genomic window from Streptosporangium lutulentum.
GGCCTGCTGTGGTACCCGCTGAGCACCTTCGGCGACTACTCGCTCAAGCTCGACTGGATGATGCCGGGCGATGACAACGGCGGCCTGTTCATCGGCTTCCCCGACCCCCAGGGCGATCCGTGGGCCCCGGTCTCCACGGGCCACGAGATCCAGATCGACGCCACCGACGCCGACCCGTCCCGCACCACCGGCAGCGTCTACAGTTTCCAGGCGCCGGACTCCGCGCTGCGCGCCGCGAACCTCAACCCGCCCGGCATGTGGAACACCTACGACGTCAGGGTGCACGGCCGGCACGTCGAGGTCTACCTCAACGGCGTGAAGATCAACGACTACACCAGCACCCGGAACATCGCCAACGGCTACATCGGCGTGCAGAACGACGGCGACGCCGCGCACATCAGCTACCGCAACATCCGCATCAAGCCGGACTCAGGACCGCCAGTGCCGCCGGCCACCGACCTGGCGCGGGGCAAGCCGGTCACGACGTCGAGCGTGGAGGCGGGCAGCGCCCACGTGGGCGCCAACGCCGTGGACGGCAACGCCACCACCCGGTGGTCGAGCCTGTATGCCGATCCGCAGTGGATCCGGGTGGATCTGGGTGCTTCGTACACCCTGAACCGGGTGCGGTTGAACTGGGAGGCGGCGTTCGGCCGGGCGTATCAGATTCAGACCTCGCCGGACGGCAGCGCCTGGACGACGGTTTATTCCACGACGACCGGTGACGGTGGGGTCGATGATGTGGCGTTGACCGGGACGGGTCGTTATGTGCGGGTCAACGGCACGCAGCGGGCGACGGCGTGGGGGTATTCGCTGTTCGATCTGAATGTGTTCGGCACGCCGGTGGCGTCGGGGTCGTCGTTGTTGTCGCAGGGGCGGCCGGTGACGGCGTCGAGCGTGGAGGCGGGTGCCAACGTGGTGGCCAACGCGGTGGACGGCAACACCGCTACGCGGTGGTCGAGCGCGTATGCCGATCCGCAGTGGATCCGGGTGGATCTGGGCGCTTCGCGGCAGGTCAGCCGGGTGCGGTTGAACTGGGAGGCGGCCTACGGGCGGGCGTATCAGATCCAGACCTCACCCGACGGCACCACCTGGAGCACGGTTTACTCCACCACCGCCGGTGACGGCGGGGTCGACGACGTGACATTGACCGGGACGGGCCGTTACGTGCGGGTCAACGGCACCCAGCGCGCCACCGCCTACGGCTACTCCCTGTGGGAATTCGAGGTCTACGGAAGCTGAGCGGCTCCGGGACCCCGGGCACTCAACGGAAGCCGAGCGGCTCCGGGGCCTCGAAGGGCTCGGGGAACTCAGTCGATCGGGGAGGAACGCGTGGCGATCCGGACACGGGCGCCGCGCGTTCCTCTTCCGTACGGCTCGACCCCGTCCAGCCCGACTCCGACCGGCGTGGATCCGTCAGGCTCACTTTCCTCCGGCCTGGCCCCGCCCGGTTCGACGGAGCGCGTACGGACCACGGCCAGCTGGGCGAAAAGCGCACCGCTCAGGACCAGGGCCCCTCCGAGCAGTTGGGGAAGACCGAGCGACTGGCCCAGCAACCACCAGGCGATGACCACGCTGGCGACCACCTCAAGTGAGGCGATTGTGGCTCCGATGGCCGCGCTCAGGCGGCGCACCGCCGCGATTCCGGTGATGTAGGCGATCACCGTACCGACGACGACCAGCCATCCCACCACCAGCGGGCCCGGAAGCGTCCGCTCTCCCAGGGCCAGGTCGGCGGTGAGCAGGTGCCAGGGGAGGGACCAGGGCCTGACCACCGGCACGAGCGCGACCACCGCGCCGATGAGTCCCCAGGTGAGCGCGCCGAGCGGGTCGACGTCCTTTCCCGCGTCCTGGCTGAGCAGGAAATACGCCGCCGCGCAGACGGCCGTGGCGAATCCCAGGACCAGGCCGAGTCCGTCCAGGCGCAGGCCCTGCCACACCTCGACGACGCAGGCGAGCCCGCCGATCGCGAGAATCGCACCGATCAGGGCGGCACGCGGCAGCCGTACGCGTCGCACGATCCCCACCCAGGCCAGGACCAGAACCGGTGCGGCGTACTCCAGCAACGACGCGATGCCCACCGGCAGGCGGGCGACCGTCGCGTAGTAGAAGGCCTGGACCGCGGCGAAGCCGAGCAGGCTGTAGGCGGCGACGAACACCAGCCGGTGGCGGGGAACGATCAGGGCCCTCGGCCTGCTCACGAGGGTCACCAGCAACAACACGAGCGCCGCTCCCGCGAGCCTCGTCCACACCACCTGTGACGGCGACAGGCCCGCGTCGATGAGTGATCTGGCCAGGGGACCGGAGAAGCCGAAACACAGGGCCGAGACGACCGCCAGGATCAAACCGTGGGCGCTGGATCGAGGCATCTGAGCGTCTCCTTTCGCTCTCAACACCTTCATAAACGTTTTGATGGTGTCGTTCAATGGGGTGTCGGTGGTTTTTGTGATGCATTTCCGTTTTGTGGGAGGCGGTTAGACCCTCTGGGCCGGGGTAGGACCGCCGCCATGGCAGGGGGGAAGAACTGGATCTCCCGCTGGCCGGTGTTCCGGCAGCTCATGGGAGAGAACGGCAGGGGTGAAGCCGCGCGTTCGGCGCGCACCGACGCGCTGAGGCCCCGCACCGAGAAGGCCGACAGCGTCGCCAAGTCGATCTGCCCGTACTGCGCGGTCGGCTGCGGCCAGCTCGTCTACGTCAAGGACGGCAGGGTCTCCCAGATCGAGGGTGACCCCGACTCGCCCATCTCCCGCGGCAGGCTCTGCCCCAAGGGATCGGCGAGCAAGCAGCTCGTCACCCATCCCGGCCGGCAGACGCAGGTGCTCTACCGGCGGCCGCACGGCACCGAGTGGGAGCGGCTCGATCTCGAGACCGCGATGGACATGATCGCCGACCGGGTGGTGCGCACCCGGCGGGAGACCTGGCAGCAGGAGGAGGAGGGCAAGGTCGTCCGGCGCACCATGGGCATCGCCGGCCTGGGCGGGGCGACGCTGGACAACGAAGAGAACTACCTGATGAAGAAGCTCTACACCGCCATGGGTGCGATCCAGGTGGAGAACCAGGCCCGTATTTGACACTCCTCCACCGTCCCCGGTCTGGGGACCAGCTTCGGGCGTGGCGGCGCGACGGACTTCCAGCAGGACCTGGTCGAATCCGACTGCATCGTCATCCAGGGCTCCAACATGGCCGAGTGCCATCCGGTGGGGTTCCAGTGGGTGGTGGAGGCCAGGGCGCGAGGCGCGAAGGTCTTCCACATCGATCCGCGCTTCACGCGGACCAGCGCGATCGCCGACCGGTACATACCGATTCGTGCTGGAAGTGACATCGTCCTGCTCGGTGCGCTGGTCAACCACGTGCTCACGAACGAACTCGACTTCCGCGAGTACGTGCTGGCCTACACCAACGCCTCGACGATCGTGTCCGAGGACTTCCAGGACACCGAGGACCTGGACGGGCTGTTCTCCGGCTTCGATCCGGAGACGAACACCTACGATCCGTCGAGCTGGGCCTACGAGGGCGCGGGCGAGGAGGCCGCCGCCGGGCTGCGCGGCGAGCAGCTGGAGGGCGGCCGGCACCACGCCGAGGCCGCGGGTGCCGAGCAGTACGGCTCGGGCGGCGCCCCCGCGCCCTCGAAGCCACCCACCGACCCCACGCTGGCCCACCCGCGATGCGTCTACCGGATCCTCAAACGGCACTTCGCCCGCTACACCCCGGAGCTGGTGGCCGAGCTGTGCGGCATCTCCCCGGAGGAGTTCACCGAGCTCGCCGACGCGATCACCGCCAACTCCGGCCGCGAGCGCACCACCGCCTGGGCGTACGCCGTCGGCTGGACCCAGCACACGGTGGGCGCGCAGTACATCCGCACGGCCTCGATCCTGCAACTGCTGCTCGGCAACATGGGCCGCCCCGGCGGCGGCATCCTGGCGCTGCGCGGCCACGCCAGCATCCAGGGCTCCACCGACATCCCGACGCTGTTCAACATCCTGCCGGGATACCTGCCGATGCCCCACGCGCACCGGCACGAGGGGCTGGACGACTACCTGTCCCAGGCCGGGCCCGACACGGGCTTCTGGGGCAGGAAACGCGCCTACACGGTGAGCCTCCTCAAGGCGTGGTGGGGCGACGCCGCCACCGAGGAGAACGACTTCTGCTTCGACTACCTGCCGCGCCTCACCGGCGACCACGGCCACTACACCACCGTGATGGGGCAGATCGACGGCACCGTGAAGGGCTACTTCGTGGTGGGGGAGAACCCGGCGGTCGGCTCCTCCGGCGGCAAGGCCCAGCGCCTCGGGCTGGCCAACCTCGACTGGCTGGTGGTGCGCGACCTGACCCTGGTGGAGACGGCCACGTTCTGGAAGGACGGCCCGGAGCTGGAGACCGGGGAGATGCGCACCGAGGACATCGCCACCGAGGTGTTCTTCCTGCCCGCCGCGAGCCACGTGGAGAAGGAGGGCACCTTCACCAACACCCAGCGGCTGCTGCAGTGGCGGGAGAAGGCCCTCGAACCGCCGGGCGACTGCCGTAGCGACCTGTCGTTCTACTACCACCTGGGCAAGCTGATCAGGCAGCGGGCGGGCGACGACGAGATCGACCGGCCGCTGCGCGAGCTGACCTGGGACTACCCCGAGCACGGCGAGCAGCGAGAACCCTCGGCGGAGGCGGTGCTACGCGAGATCAACGGCACCGGCCCCGACGGGCGGACGCTGTCGGCCTACACCGACCTCAAGGCGGACGGGTCCACCCGGTGCGGCTGCTGGATCTACTGCGGGGTCTACGCCGACGAGGTCAACCAGGCGGCCCGGCGCAAGCCGGGGCGCGAGCAGACCCCGGTCGCACCCGAATGGGGCTGGGCCTGGCCGGCCAACCGGCGCATGCTCTACAACCGCGCCTCCGCCGACCCCGAGGGCCGTCCGTGGAGCGAGCGCAAGGCCTACATCTGGTGGGACGCGGACAAGGGGGAGTGGACCGGGCACGACGTGCCGGACTTCGAGAAGACCAAGCCGCCCGACTACCTGCCCCCCGACGGGGCCCTGGCAGAGGCGGCCCTGGCCGGAACCGACCCGTTCATCATGCAGCCCGACGGCAAGGGCTGGCTGTTCGCCCCGGCGGGACTGGCCGACGGCCCGATGCCGGCGCACTACGAGCCGCACGAGTCGCCGGTGCGCAACTCGCTGTACGGCCAGCAGTCCAATCCCGCGCGTCAGGTCTACCCGCGTGCCGAGAGCCCCTACAACCCGCCGGAGTCGCCGCGCTTCCCGCACGTGCTCACGACCTACCGGCTCACCGAGCACCATACCGCGGGCGCCATGAGCAGGCCGCTGGCCTACCTCGCCGAACTGCAGCCCGAGCTGTTCTGCGAGGTGTCGCCCCTGCTCGCCGCCGAGCTGGGGCTGGCCAACGGAGGCTGGGTGACGATTGTGACGACGCGCACCGCCATCGAGGCCCGCGTCCTGGTGACCGACCGCGTCCGCCCGCTGCGGATCCAGGGCCGGGTGGTCCACCAGATCGGCCTGCCGTACCACTGGGGCTGGGGCAGCGGCGGCCTGGTGACCGGCGACGCCGTCAACGACCTGCTGCCCATCGTGCTCGACCCGAACGTCTACATCCAGGAGGGCAAGGCCGTGACCTGTGACCTGCGACCCGGCAGACGCCCCAGGGGAAGGGCCCTGCTCGATCTGATCGAGGAGTATCGCCGTGGCTGAACGGATGGGGTTCTTCACCGACACTAGCATGGTGTACCCATAGGCTCCATATACTGGTGGGCATGAGCGACAGCGACCTGCTCCCCGAGGGTGCTCGCACCTTATCTGGCCTGCGCGTTGGCCTTTATGTCCGTATCTCCGACGACCGTGAGGAATCGGGCCGAGGAGTGGCCCGTCAGCTTGAAGACGCAACCGCCCACGCTGTGCGTCGGGGTGCGTCTCATGCGCCGGTGTACGAGGAGAACGACACCAGCGCCTACAAGAAGCGGCGGCTAGTGGTCCGGAGTGAGGCCGGCGACCCGTACTTCGTCTGGCGTGTGATCCGCCCGGTATGGCAGCAGATGCTGGCCGATCTCCGCCGTGGCGCGATTGACGCGGTCGTGGTCTATGACATCGACCGGCTGGCGCGTGACCCGCGTGACCTTGAAGACGCGATTGAAATCGCCCAGTACCGGGGCAAGTGCTTCGAGGGCGTGACCGGCTCGCTCGACCTCAACACGGACTCCGGCGTAGCGATGGCGCGCGTCATGGTGGCAATGGCGTCCAAGTCGTCCGCCGACACGGCTCGACGGGTGAAGCGGATGCACCGGGAACTGGCCGAAAAGGGCATCTCGAAGGGCCCGTGGCGGCCGTTTGGCTGGAACGAGGACAGGACGACCGGTCACCCCGTCGAGGCGGAGTTGATCCGTGAGGCCGTGCGGAAGATCCTGGCGGGCGTCCGTGTCGGCGGCATCGTGGCGGACTGGGATGAGCGCGGGATCAGGACGCCTCGCGGCAACAGGTGGGTGTGGACCAACCTGCTCCAGTTGCTGCGGAATCCACGCCTCTGCGGGTATCGGGGACGGGTGAATCAGCGGCTCAATGACAAGAGTGCGTACGTCAACGAGATGGAGATCGTCACCAGGCCGGACGGCACGGAAGTGCTCGGGCAGTGGGAGCCGATCATTACCCGAGATGAGTGGGACAGGCTGATCAAGAGGATCGGCAAGCACGCGAAGCCGACCGGGCTCCCCGGAGGGGCCAGCGCCCGGAAGTACCTGCTGACCGGTTTTGCCCGGTGTGGTGTTTGCGAGGGGCATCTGAAGATGGCAGGCAACGCCGTCCGCCCCACTACGCGGTACACGGAGAACTTCTTCTACTACTGCTCCGGCGTGGAGCGTGGCGAATGTCCGGGCAACCGCCGGACAGGCCCGCCCGTTGATGAGCTGATCCGTGACCTGATCTTCAGGGTCCACGACCAGCAGATGAGCGGCGGAGTGGTCGAGGAACGGGGTGACACGCCCGAGGAACTGGCCGTGCAAGCGCGGCTCGCCGACATCGACGAGTTGATGCATGACCTGTACGAGCGGTGGAAGGCGAGGAAGCTGCCGTCCGACCGGTACTTCACCATGTCCGATGATCTTGAGGCCGATAAGGGGGCGTTGATGGCGAGCCGAGCCACCCAAACCCAGGTTGTTGCCGACGCCGTCTTCGCCGACGCGGTCAGGAAGGGCTGGGACGATGCCACGCTGGACGAGAAGCAAGCGTTTCTCGGGAAGTACCTGAAGGCGGTGATCATTCATCCGATCCCGCTCATGAGGAGCAAGAACAGCGACAAGATGGTGCCATCCCCGAAGTTCAACCCGGACCTGATCGAGCCGGTGTGGATCCACGGCTCGCCGATGAAATAGGACACCGGTCTCAGGCGGCCTGCCGCCTCGGGAGGGCGGGCTCACGACTTCCGCTTACGCGGATGCCGAGGCAGGCATTGGCCGCCGCCCATTCATCCGGGGAAAGCCGGGGGGCGATTGCTGCGTGGCGCTCCAGCCACGCTTCACGCTTGCGTTCGTCCTCGCTCACGGGCGCCGGGTCATCCTCGGCGCCGGCGACCAGGGAATTACTGCCGGAATTCGTGAAGTCGACCATGGTGCTGAGACTTTCGTTCGGCGGCCGATTCAGACAGTTAGGACCCAACTCGATTGAATATGTTGAATCCCACATTCAATCCGAGTTGGGATGTGGTCGAAGGACTCGCTGAGAGCTGATATGGGCAGTACAAAGCATCCGACCATCTGGTCGGTGGCTTTTTTCGTTAAGGTGCGGTCAGCCCTAGCCCATCACCCGACCGAATGATGGGCTAGGCAAACAGCGTCGCTCAAATCGAGGAATGCGCCGGCCTAAAGGGTGTATAACCTGCCCATGAGCACCCCCCAACCCCCGTCCCAGCACCCCCAGGCCCCTGTCGATAACGGTCCATCCATCAGTCCCGGCATGTGGTGGCTCGCCGGAGGAATCGGCGCAGCCTTGATTCTCGGAACTGTGGTAATCGGCGCCGCGAGCACCATCGAGTCGGCGCCCTCGGCAGGTCCGCTGAGGTCTGTGATCGCCGAGGACTTGGTGGACGACATCAACGACGCGGGCATCAAATGCATGAACCCAGTGGAGTATCAGCTGGACGACGCCGAGGTAGGCATGCGCGCGGTCAGCTGCTCGCTCTACGGCCCGGACGGCAGCTGGCACGGGCTGATCTCTGTCAAGACGTCTATCGGCAACGACGAGCTCTTCGCCCGGGAGGTCGCCTTCTACCAGCAGCCCGACACGAAAGCCATGACCAACTTCCCTATCTGGGTGGCCAAGGGTGACCGCTGGCTGGTGTCGGTCGGCACGGCTCCGGACACGGCTAAGGCCATAGCGACAGTCCTCGGCAGGGCCCCGGCAAAGTCGGTTGGGCGGCTCTTGATCATGTGAGGCCGAGGAGGGCCAGAGGGCGGGTGGCGTCTCGGGAGAGGTGCCGGATGGCCTGGGCGAGGTTGGTCGCGCCGGTCAGGCGCAGAACGCCGATGGCGAGGTTGCGCAGGGCGGCCATGTTGCGGGGTGCGTTGCCGGTGCGGGCTTGGGAGTGGTCCTCGCCGTAGGTGACGTCGCGGACGTAGTGGAGCCGATTTTCGATGCTCCAGTGGCCGCGGATCCATGCGGCGAGGTCGGCGGGGCTGGCCTGCCAGGTGGGCAGGCTGGTGATGGCGTAGACGGTCACGGTTCGCCATTTGCCCTGCTTCAGATCCCTGACCTGGCGTTTGATCTGCATGGCTTGGACAGCGTGCGGGAAGAGCAGGCCGGCTTTGACGGTGAGCACCTTCAGCGTGCGGCGTTCCTCGCGGCCGTGTCCGCGATCGCGCCGGCGGTCGGCAATGGGGACCCGTTTCCACAGCAGGCGTTTGAGCTGGGTGTGCAGGCTGGGCTGATTCTTCTTCACGATCAGTATGTAATGGGCGTTCTTCTTGGTCACCAGGAAGGTGGCATGATCGCGCTGGGTGTGCAGCGCGTCGGCGGTGAGGACACATCCGTCCAGGTCAAGACCTTCCAGCAGGGGCTGGAATCGGGTGATCTCGTTCGTTTTGCCGTCCACGTCGGTCTGGGCCAGCACCAAGCCGGAGTTGTGATCGAAGGCGGCCAGCAGGTGCACGGTGCTGTGTTCGGCCAGGCGAGCACCGCGTAGCGCCTTGCCATCCACCGCGATGGCCTGGCGTTGTCGGCCGCGCCCGGATGTCGGGGCGCTTTCGGCGTGTATCTGCAGGCGGGCGGTCAGCCACCCAGTGAGGATCGCATCGAGCATGTCGGCGTCGACAACCTCCAGCAACCGGCGGATCGTCGCCTCGTGTGGTGGCCGATGAGCTCCGATCACGGGGTCGCGTCTGACCTCCAATATGGCCTGGACCTGGACTGGAGCATCAGCGATCCATTCGCCGATCGCGGTGAAGGACCGCGCTCCGGCCAGGACCGCCGCTGCGGCCACTGCCAGTACCGAAGCCAGCGCGTGTCGGATCCCGCGTCGATCGCGCGGATCGGGAACCTGCCGTAACTGATCCAGCAGGCTGGCGTACTCGGCGACTACGACGGGCATGGAGTCGCAGCTCACTTCGGCCAGTTGGTTCAGGGCAGGGTTGATCGGCAATGATGAGGGGGCAGGCACGGCCTTCTCTGATCATTTGGCGTAGAGAACCTCATGATCTCGAAGATCGTGCCTGCTTGCTTACCGGCCGGCTTCGCGTCCGTCACTCCGCGAACCGGACATCACATCATTCAACGCCACTATGCCGGGGCCCTGGGGTGAGCCCGACCGCGAGCGCGAGCGTTATGACGCGTAGCAGGGTCAGGGCTCTGTCGGCTTTCCAGCTCGTCAGTGGTGTGGTTGCGAGCGTGGAGGACGCGGGCTGTTCCGCCCACTTGATCACTCCGTCCGCAGATCCGACCGCGAATCCGAACGCGAGCCCGAGCACGAGCCCGAACACGAGCACGCCCGCGAACTCGCCAAACCCGACCACGAGCCCGACCACGATCCCGACGGCGAGTCCACCCTTGAGGGGCCTTCACCCCGAGGTGTGGACATCTTGAGTGCCAGATCATAGAGATCTGGAGACCAAGGAGTTCCTCGTGGCCATGAAGGCCTACTCAGTTGAGTTCAAGACAGACGCCGTCGCGTTGTATCTGTCGGACCCGTCGCGGACGTACGCGTCGGTGGCCAAGGACCTGGGCGTCAACCGTGAGACGTTGCGCCTGTGGGTGCACCAGGCGCGGTCTGCCGGCACTGCTCCGAAGACGGGCTCGGTGAAGAGGCCGCCGACGGGATTGGTAACCTCCGGCAACGTGCTGGAAGAGGAGAACAAGCAGTTGCGGGCCCGGATCCGGGAACTGGAGCTGGAGCGCGAGATTTTGCGGCGGGCGGCCAAGTATTTCGCCGGGGAGACGAACTGGTGAGTCGCTTCCAGTTCGTTGCCGATCACCGTGACGCCTTCGGGGTGAAGCGACTGTGCCGAGTGCTGGAGGTCTCCCGGTCGGGGTTCTATCGGTGGGTGGCCGCCACACCGGCGAGGGCGGTGCGGACGGCGGCCGACGCTGCGCTCGCGGCGGAGATCAGGCAGATCCACGCCGACTTCGATGGCACCTACGGCAGCCCGCGGGTGACTGCCGAGCTGCGCGATGCGGGCCGGCGGGTCAATCACAAGCGGGTGGCGCGGATCATGCGGGTCTTCGGCATCGTCGGGCTGCATCTGCGTAAGAGGGTCCGCACCACGGTGCCCGAGCCCTCCCATCAGAAGATGCC
It includes:
- a CDS encoding ThuA domain-containing protein, with the translated sequence MSSVSVTAAAAPPITYKVLVFSKTTGFRHSSIPDGIAMIRQLGADNGFAVDATEDAAAFTTANLAQYKAVVWLSTTGDVLNAAQQTAFESYIRGGGGYAGVHAAADTEYDWPWYGGLVGSYFKSHPATQQATVRFEDRANPSTAHAPQTWTRTDEWYDYRTNPRTDVKVLANIDESSYSGGTMGADHPITWCHGYEGGRSWYTGMGHTEESYADPAFATLVLGGIQVAAGAAHSDCRPESGYTPLFDGTQASLDKWRQAGPGGFTLANGTLSSFGGMGLLWYPLSTFGDYSLKLDWMMPGDDNGGLFIGFPDPQGDPWAPVSTGHEIQIDATDADPSRTTGSVYSFQAPDSALRAANLNPPGMWNTYDVRVHGRHVEVYLNGVKINDYTSTRNIANGYIGVQNDGDAAHISYRNIRIKPDSGPPVPPATDLARGKPVTTSSVEAGSAHVGANAVDGNATTRWSSLYADPQWIRVDLGASYTLNRVRLNWEAAFGRAYQIQTSPDGSAWTTVYSTTTGDGGVDDVALTGTGRYVRVNGTQRATAWGYSLFDLNVFGTPVASGSSLLSQGRPVTASSVEAGANVVANAVDGNTATRWSSAYADPQWIRVDLGASRQVSRVRLNWEAAYGRAYQIQTSPDGTTWSTVYSTTAGDGGVDDVTLTGTGRYVRVNGTQRATAYGYSLWEFEVYGS
- a CDS encoding EamA family transporter; translated protein: MPRSSAHGLILAVVSALCFGFSGPLARSLIDAGLSPSQVVWTRLAGAALVLLLVTLVSRPRALIVPRHRLVFVAAYSLLGFAAVQAFYYATVARLPVGIASLLEYAAPVLVLAWVGIVRRVRLPRAALIGAILAIGGLACVVEVWQGLRLDGLGLVLGFATAVCAAAYFLLSQDAGKDVDPLGALTWGLIGAVVALVPVVRPWSLPWHLLTADLALGERTLPGPLVVGWLVVVGTVIAYITGIAAVRRLSAAIGATIASLEVVASVVIAWWLLGQSLGLPQLLGGALVLSGALFAQLAVVRTRSVEPGGARPEESEPDGSTPVGVGLDGVEPYGRGTRGARVRIATRSSPID
- the fdh gene encoding formate dehydrogenase; this encodes MAGGKNWISRWPVFRQLMGENGRGEAARSARTDALRPRTEKADSVAKSICPYCAVGCGQLVYVKDGRVSQIEGDPDSPISRGRLCPKGSASKQLVTHPGRQTQVLYRRPHGTEWERLDLETAMDMIADRVVRTRRETWQQEEEGKVVRRTMGIAGLGGATLDNEENYLMKKLYTAMGAIQVENQARIUHSSTVPGLGTSFGRGGATDFQQDLVESDCIVIQGSNMAECHPVGFQWVVEARARGAKVFHIDPRFTRTSAIADRYIPIRAGSDIVLLGALVNHVLTNELDFREYVLAYTNASTIVSEDFQDTEDLDGLFSGFDPETNTYDPSSWAYEGAGEEAAAGLRGEQLEGGRHHAEAAGAEQYGSGGAPAPSKPPTDPTLAHPRCVYRILKRHFARYTPELVAELCGISPEEFTELADAITANSGRERTTAWAYAVGWTQHTVGAQYIRTASILQLLLGNMGRPGGGILALRGHASIQGSTDIPTLFNILPGYLPMPHAHRHEGLDDYLSQAGPDTGFWGRKRAYTVSLLKAWWGDAATEENDFCFDYLPRLTGDHGHYTTVMGQIDGTVKGYFVVGENPAVGSSGGKAQRLGLANLDWLVVRDLTLVETATFWKDGPELETGEMRTEDIATEVFFLPAASHVEKEGTFTNTQRLLQWREKALEPPGDCRSDLSFYYHLGKLIRQRAGDDEIDRPLRELTWDYPEHGEQREPSAEAVLREINGTGPDGRTLSAYTDLKADGSTRCGCWIYCGVYADEVNQAARRKPGREQTPVAPEWGWAWPANRRMLYNRASADPEGRPWSERKAYIWWDADKGEWTGHDVPDFEKTKPPDYLPPDGALAEAALAGTDPFIMQPDGKGWLFAPAGLADGPMPAHYEPHESPVRNSLYGQQSNPARQVYPRAESPYNPPESPRFPHVLTTYRLTEHHTAGAMSRPLAYLAELQPELFCEVSPLLAAELGLANGGWVTIVTTRTAIEARVLVTDRVRPLRIQGRVVHQIGLPYHWGWGSGGLVTGDAVNDLLPIVLDPNVYIQEGKAVTCDLRPGRRPRGRALLDLIEEYRRG
- a CDS encoding recombinase family protein — protein: MSDSDLLPEGARTLSGLRVGLYVRISDDREESGRGVARQLEDATAHAVRRGASHAPVYEENDTSAYKKRRLVVRSEAGDPYFVWRVIRPVWQQMLADLRRGAIDAVVVYDIDRLARDPRDLEDAIEIAQYRGKCFEGVTGSLDLNTDSGVAMARVMVAMASKSSADTARRVKRMHRELAEKGISKGPWRPFGWNEDRTTGHPVEAELIREAVRKILAGVRVGGIVADWDERGIRTPRGNRWVWTNLLQLLRNPRLCGYRGRVNQRLNDKSAYVNEMEIVTRPDGTEVLGQWEPIITRDEWDRLIKRIGKHAKPTGLPGGASARKYLLTGFARCGVCEGHLKMAGNAVRPTTRYTENFFYYCSGVERGECPGNRRTGPPVDELIRDLIFRVHDQQMSGGVVEERGDTPEELAVQARLADIDELMHDLYERWKARKLPSDRYFTMSDDLEADKGALMASRATQTQVVADAVFADAVRKGWDDATLDEKQAFLGKYLKAVIIHPIPLMRSKNSDKMVPSPKFNPDLIEPVWIHGSPMK
- a CDS encoding ISAs1 family transposase, with the translated sequence MPVVVAEYASLLDQLRQVPDPRDRRGIRHALASVLAVAAAAVLAGARSFTAIGEWIADAPVQVQAILEVRRDPVIGAHRPPHEATIRRLLEVVDADMLDAILTGWLTARLQIHAESAPTSGRGRQRQAIAVDGKALRGARLAEHSTVHLLAAFDHNSGLVLAQTDVDGKTNEITRFQPLLEGLDLDGCVLTADALHTQRDHATFLVTKKNAHYILIVKKNQPSLHTQLKRLLWKRVPIADRRRDRGHGREERRTLKVLTVKAGLLFPHAVQAMQIKRQVRDLKQGKWRTVTVYAITSLPTWQASPADLAAWIRGHWSIENRLHYVRDVTYGEDHSQARTGNAPRNMAALRNLAIGVLRLTGATNLAQAIRHLSRDATRPLALLGLT
- a CDS encoding IS3 family transposase (programmed frameshift), which translates into the protein MAMKAYSVEFKTDAVALYLSDPSRTYASVAKDLGVNRETLRLWVHQARSAGTAPKTGSVKRPPTGLVTSGNVLEEENKQLRARIRELELEREILRRAAKYFAGGDELVSRFQFVADHRDAFGVKRLCRVLEVSRSGFYRWVAATPARAVRTAADAALAAEIRQIHADFDGTYGSPRVTAELRDAGRRVNHKRVARIMRVFGIVGLHLRKRVRTTVPEPSHQKMPDLIKRDFTAAAPNQRYVGDITYLPVGEGQFLYLATVLDLHSRRLAGWSIADHMRTELVTDALRAAAATRGGDLAGAVFHSDHGAQYTSADFAAVCKEFGVRQSMGAVGTSADNAAAEAFNATLKRETLQGAKRWSSARQARLEVFKWITRYNTRRRHSSLNYLSPITYEQRSDRVLLAA